A window from Primulina huaijiensis isolate GDHJ02 chromosome 13, ASM1229523v2, whole genome shotgun sequence encodes these proteins:
- the LOC140991454 gene encoding UDP-glycosyltransferase 73C4-like — MAIDEYQKPHFALLPFMAQGHTIPMVDIARLLAKRGAIITILTSPHNGKRFENVINRAIDCQLNIRVVHLKLPCVEAGLPEGCENFDMLASMEDAAKFFVAVGMLKDQVREIIEELEPRVNCLIADMCFSWASNLGKVLHIPRLMFHGTSCFSLLCMYMMKISKDFEAIASDFEYFVVPGLPDRIEMTKAQLWGTVNQLDSNWNEIKDQMRRAEDEAFGAVINTFHDLEPEYLKEYMKVRDGKKLWSVGPVSLCNIDGLDIAERGNKASIDEDKCLKWLDLQEKASVIYVCLGSLSRVSTSQSIELGLALQASNRPFIWVIRNASDELKERLFEEKLDTNGRGFLIHGWAPQVMILSHPSVGGFLTHCGWNSTLEGITAGLPMITWPVFADQFCNEKFIVHVIETGVRVGVELPVLLGEEEKVGVLVKHDDIKTVIGELMDGGKEGEERRKRARKLGEMAKRATEEGGSSFKNIELLIQDVIMYQENEAILSENGALLDHENMKKL; from the coding sequence ATGGCCATAGATGAATACCAAAAACCTCACTTTGCGTTGCTTCCTTTCATGGCTCAGGGCCATACGATCCCCATGGTTGACATAGCCAGGTTGCTGGCGAAGAGAGGAGCCATTATCACCATTTTAACCAGTCCTCACAATGGAAAAAGATTCGAAAACGTGATCAATCGAGCAATAGATTGTCAACTCAATATCCGAGTCGTGCATCTAAAGTTGCCGTGTGTCGAAGCCGGGCTACCCGAAGGGTGCGAGAATTTCGACATGCTGGCATCGATGGAGGATGCTGCGAAGTTTTTCGTCGCTGTCGGCATGTTGAAAGACCAGGTTCGAGAAATCATTGAAGAACTCGAACCGCGGGTCAACTGTTTGATTGCTGATATGTGTTTTTCGTGGGCTTCAAATCTTGGTAAAGTCTTGCATATTCCTAGACTTATGTTTCATGGGACCAGTTGCTTTTCTCTTTTATGCATGTACATGATGAAAATTTCCAAGGATTTTGAAGCCATAGCTTCTGATTTCGAGTATTTTGTGGTGCCGGGATTGCCCGATAGAATTGAAATGACCAAAGCTCAGCTTTGGGGAACCGTTAATCAGTTGGATTCGAACTGGAATGAAATAAAGGACCAAATGAGACGAGCTGAGGATGAAGCATTTGGAGCAGTGATAAATACTTTTCATGATTTGGAGCCTGAATACTTGAAAGAGTACATGAAAGTAAGAGATGGTAAAAAGCTCTGGTCTGTCGGTCCCGTTTCGTTATGCAACATAGATGGGCTAGATATCGCTGAGAGGGGGAATAAAGCATCCATTGATGAAGATAAATGCTTAAAATGGCTAGATTTACAAGAAAAAGCCTCCGTTATTTACGTCTGTCTTGGAAGCCTGTCCCGTGTTTCCACTTCGCAATCGATAGAGCTCGGTTTAGCCTTACAAGCTTCGAATCGACCCTTCATATGGGTTATCAGAAATGCATCAGATGAATTAAAAGAAAGGCTATTCGAAGAGAAACTCGACACCAACGGGAGAGGTTTCTTGATCCATGGGTGGGCACCGCAAGTGATGATACTTTCTCATCCATCAGTCGGAGGGTTTTTGACGCATTGCGGATGGAACTCGACGCTTGAAGGAATAACTGCAGGCTTGCCAATGATAACATGGCCGGTGTTTGCGGATCAGTTTTGCAACGAAAAGTTTATCGTCCATGTGATCGAGACCGGTGTAAGAGTAGGTGTTGAATTGCCTGTCCTTCTTGGAGAGGAGGAAAAGGTGGGAGTGTTAGTTAAACATGATGATATCAAAACGGTCATTGGTGAGCTAATGGATGGAGGAAAAGAAGGGGAAGAGAGACGGAAACGAGCTCGAAAACTTGGTGAAATGGCCAAAAGAGCAACAGAGGAAGGAGGTTCTTCATTCAAAAACATTGAGTTGCTTATACAAGATGTCATCATGTATCAGGAAAATGAAGCAATCCTGTCTGAAAATGGTGCATTATTAGatcatgaaaatatgaaaaaactgTAG